One Prevotella intermedia ATCC 25611 = DSM 20706 DNA window includes the following coding sequences:
- a CDS encoding ribosomal protein bL12 has translation MKNNLLRNMYAAVVALFVTAFVLPQHVQAENYNLLIGGKRVTSENCGDLTAIDGVKGKANYDPETNTLTLDNATITTTAEKAAGVGLWNSIKDLKVVLIGENAITSEKSGGMVNYEKLTFTGKGKLTITGAMSGNEDYCYGILNPSTVTVDGCTLEISGGVNGITSGRWKFNKCNVRVKGNGTTKDEYKGSMGRLGYVPEFTDCKITAPVGAEWKELKKSGYTFQSLFANGKVVTDWVTIKPNAAPENYNILICGQRVTSENCGDLTAIEGVKGKAAFDPATNTLTLENATIATTADKAAGLWTSVKDMTIKLIGDNTISSEKRGGMVNYDKLTFTGTGKLKITGATSGNEDYCYGFLNPGTVTVDGCTLEISGGVNGITSGRWKFNKCNVRIQGGGTTKDEFKGSIGRVSYIPEFTDCKIVTPEGTEWKKLDKSGYIYYSLFANGKVVTDWVTIKPNTTPENYNILIGGKKITSENCGDLTAIEGVKGKAAYDPATNTLTFDNATITTTAEKAAGVGLWTSVKGLTIKLIGENTITSEKSGGMVNYEKLTFTGAGKLTINGAMSGNEDYCYGILNPGTITVDGCSLEISGGVNGITSGRWKFNKCNVRVKGNGTEKDEYKGSMGRLGYVPEFTDCKIVSPEGTEWKELKKGSYTFQSLFGSNGKVVTDWVTIQPNDAPETYDLVLESYGNNLIAVTKIVKELTGLTLIKAKELVESAPCIIKENMSQEEAKEARDKLLAAGATASIHLHGTWKPSGINVQTVDTAAKVIYTLQGVRLNTKFENLPAGVYIVNGKKVLKK, from the coding sequence ATGAAAAACAATTTACTTAGGAACATGTATGCGGCTGTGGTCGCACTGTTCGTTACTGCTTTCGTTCTGCCACAGCACGTGCAGGCAGAAAACTACAATCTTCTGATTGGCGGAAAGCGAGTAACTTCTGAGAACTGTGGCGACTTGACAGCCATAGACGGTGTGAAGGGTAAGGCGAACTACGACCCTGAAACGAACACGCTCACGCTCGACAATGCTACTATTACCACTACAGCGGAGAAGGCTGCTGGCGTTGGTCTTTGGAACTCTATCAAGGATTTGAAAGTAGTCCTCATCGGCGAGAATGCCATTACTTCAGAGAAGAGTGGTGGTATGGTTAATTACGAAAAACTTACTTTCACAGGTAAGGGCAAGCTTACCATAACTGGAGCAATGTCGGGTAATGAAGACTATTGCTATGGTATCCTTAACCCAAGTACTGTTACTGTGGACGGTTGTACTTTGGAAATCAGTGGTGGTGTGAATGGTATCACCAGTGGTCGTTGGAAGTTCAACAAGTGTAACGTGCGCGTTAAGGGTAACGGAACAACCAAGGACGAATACAAGGGCAGTATGGGTAGATTAGGATATGTTCCTGAATTTACCGACTGTAAAATCACTGCTCCTGTGGGTGCAGAATGGAAAGAGCTTAAAAAGAGTGGTTACACTTTCCAATCTCTCTTTGCAAACGGCAAGGTCGTAACCGATTGGGTAACTATCAAACCTAATGCTGCGCCAGAAAACTATAATATTCTGATTTGTGGTCAGCGTGTAACTTCTGAGAACTGTGGCGATTTGACAGCCATAGAAGGTGTGAAAGGTAAGGCTGCTTTTGACCCAGCAACAAACACACTCACTCTTGAAAATGCTACTATCGCCACTACAGCAGATAAAGCTGCTGGTCTGTGGACATCTGTCAAAGATATGACCATTAAGCTTATCGGTGATAACACCATCAGTTCAGAAAAGAGAGGTGGTATGGTTAATTATGATAAACTTACTTTCACAGGTACTGGTAAGCTCAAGATAACTGGTGCAACGTCAGGTAATGAAGATTATTGCTATGGCTTCCTCAACCCAGGTACTGTTACTGTAGACGGTTGTACTTTGGAAATTAGCGGTGGTGTGAATGGTATCACCAGTGGTCGTTGGAAGTTCAATAAGTGCAACGTGCGTATCCAGGGTGGTGGCACAACTAAGGACGAATTTAAGGGTAGCATCGGTAGAGTTTCGTATATTCCTGAATTTACCGACTGTAAAATCGTTACTCCAGAAGGTACAGAATGGAAGAAGCTTGATAAGAGCGGCTATATTTACTACTCTCTCTTTGCAAACGGCAAGGTTGTAACCGATTGGGTAACTATCAAACCTAACACTACACCAGAGAACTATAACATTCTGATTGGTGGAAAGAAGATTACTTCTGAAAACTGTGGAGATTTGACAGCCATAGAAGGTGTAAAGGGTAAGGCTGCTTATGACCCTGCAACAAATACACTCACTTTCGACAATGCTACAATTACCACCACTGCAGAGAAGGCTGCTGGCGTTGGTCTTTGGACATCTGTCAAAGGTTTGACAATTAAGCTCATCGGTGAAAATACCATCACTTCAGAAAAGAGCGGTGGTATGGTTAATTATGAAAAACTTACTTTCACTGGCGCAGGCAAGCTTACAATAAATGGTGCGATGTCAGGTAATGAAGACTACTGCTATGGTATTCTCAACCCTGGTACTATTACTGTGGACGGTTGTTCTTTGGAAATTAGCGGTGGTGTGAATGGTATCACCAGTGGCCGTTGGAAATTCAACAAATGTAACGTGCGCGTTAAGGGTAATGGAACAGAAAAGGACGAGTACAAAGGTAGTATGGGTAGATTAGGATATGTTCCTGAATTTACTGACTGTAAAATCGTATCTCCTGAAGGTACAGAGTGGAAGGAACTCAAGAAAGGTAGCTATACTTTCCAATCTCTCTTTGGTTCAAACGGCAAGGTCGTAACCGATTGGGTAACTATCCAACCTAACGATGCACCAGAAACCTACGACTTGGTATTGGAATCTTATGGCAACAACTTAATTGCAGTAACCAAGATTGTGAAAGAGCTCACAGGTCTAACTTTGATAAAGGCTAAAGAGCTTGTTGAGAGTGCTCCATGTATCATAAAGGAAAACATGTCGCAGGAAGAAGCTAAAGAAGCGAGAGACAAATTGCTCGCAGCAGGTGCTACTGCTAGCATTCACTTGCACGGTACATGGAAACCATCTGGTATCAACGTTCAGACAGTAGACACAGCAGCTAAGGTTATCTATACCTTGCAAGGCGTTCGTCTCAATACCAAGTTCGAAAACTTGCCAGCTGGTGTTTACATCGTAAACGGAAAGAAAGTGTTGAAGAAGTAA